A genomic stretch from Angustibacter sp. Root456 includes:
- a CDS encoding DUF222 domain-containing protein — protein sequence MTFVQGLLTKECGAALKAALDAWPAPQPAEDSTLDPRSPGQRRHDALQHLA from the coding sequence ATGACCTTCGTCCAGGGCCTGCTCACCAAAGAGTGCGGCGCCGCACTCAAGGCCGCCCTGGACGCCTGGCCCGCCCCCCAACCCGCCGAGGACAGCACCCTGGACCCCCGCAGCCCCGGCCAACGCCGCCACGACGCCCTGCAGCACCTCGCC